The genomic stretch TTGGCGGGTTTTGATTTGGTTCATTATTTCTACTGACGTCATTCTACTTTCCGTTGTTAGTTGTTTTAATCCGTCTTTTCTCGGTTTTCATGTGCAGATCTCATGTGCAGGCTCTCACATCAGGTACGTACATACAATATGTCATCTAAGCTATTGTATCCTGCTGTTGGGGTTGTATCAGTTTGATGCTTCCTCTCATTCCCCGTCTTTTCTCCTTTCGTTTTCTCAACTTTTCGCCCTTTGCATACGCTGGTTTTTAAACTATAGCGAGTTAAGCAACGAGTTAGGCAACATCATCGCACTTCACATCACGTTTAAAACTTTGTCCCTCTAATAAAGTTGCCTTTTTAGTTTAAAATTTGTGATCGTGATGTTGATTGAACTGGTTCTGGGGTTTGATTGAAGTGGGTCTTTGCTCATTTTTGGTGGGTTGCTGTTTTCCAGTTGACTGAGTCATCATTGTTTGTTTGAGGCATTTTTTTTTTCTGGGTTGAATTGGGGTTTAACGGGATTTTGTGTTTAATTGACATTTCTTCTGGCTAAACGGTTACCGGAGTTAATTAAGTGTACTTAAGAGCCTAAGAAATACCGGATTTAAATTTTAAACAATACAAATCAATTTAGCTACTATTTTCCTGCATGGGTTTTTGGATTGTTTACCTACGATTTTGACTAAATTGAAGTATCGCGAGAAGTGAATGTTGTGGTGGCGTATAGAACAATAATGAGGTGGTGGCGTATAGAAAAATCATGAACCGAACAAACAAAACGGTAATCGCAAAAACTCATACGTGAAAACTTGCTACATTTACTTTAACTAAAGCCAACACAATCCCAGGGATCGTGGAATAATTAGAGCAAGAGGTCTTATACTCTTATCCCACCACAAACAATGGATATAAGAGAGGTGATTTGACATCATAGGGCACCTTTGCCCATGGTTTAACCAGCCATAGGCAAACTATAATATGTCATGTGTGCAGTGTACTTGCttcatatattattatattatttacaaatACATAGACAACAATATGCAAGTGGTGTAATAACTCCTATGTGTGTATATATTTACCATTCTTCAGTGCTTGTATACTCAGAAAAAAAAGGCTTGAAAAAATGCAAATCATCACTTGGACAATTTGACGCATCATCCTTCTAGCTCTGCCTCCCCTTCACCAAAGGTATGTTCCATGTATTCCATTATTTCGTAAGCTGTACCACAATTAGTAAGCATGTTGTCTCCCTAAACTATATACTAATCAGAATAAACACTGGTCTTATACTAACCAGCATGATAAATTAGAATTGAATTATTATACAAACCTGAATGTGTATGTTAGTGGTACATAATAGCTGATGTTTGCTACAACTTTACATAACTGCTGTTACATAGTTAATAGTTAGCTGCTCGATTCTCGTAAAATAGGAGCAAGGAAATAGTAAGCCACCCCTGCCTTGCATACATAGTGTTTCATATAGAGCCAACAAGTATCACCTCAGATTTGCGCTGCCATTCGTATCTGTTAATATTTGTGCCCACGTTCCATTATTTTTACGACACTTTTGTTAAAGTGTTAAACTATCTTACATTAAGAACGGTCCCTTAACCACAATGTATTCGACACTAATCTATAAGAAGAGGAAAATAACAACCACCTATGTTTGTGATAGATAACATACAGAGTTGAGAAAAAAAAAGGGGAGGTTTACCGGGTTTCCAAACTTTTAAGTGTTTGTGATAGATAATGCATGGCCTCTGTACTTTTAGTTTCAACATACTTTTAGTTTGAAAATTGTTTCTAAACTTTCTGCAGGTAAGCTAACCGTAGCATTGAAACATGCCTTTTGCCATTACAGCCGTTTAGCGGTAAAAATTTAACAAAATGACCATATGTTCATTATATTTACCAAAATGACCATGATAACTTCCAATATATGAATATTTGATTAAACTAACCATAGCATCAAAATTAAAAATTATCaaacaatttttatgaaaaaaaaatagGTGGAAGTTTAAGTAAGTTCAATTAAAGAAAACAACTTTTATAATCTTCTAATATCTACGAAATCTTCATTATTAAAAACGAAAAATAAACTATACATTAATGTTTGAAGGAGAGTTCCAGGATTTTTGGTTCATATATATATAAAGTGTAGGATAACTCATGAAAGTTACatagtttttttttctttgaaactGTAACATATTCCTTCACTCGAAAGTAATTTCATAGGCGGTAGGCCTATGGATAATATTCTTAACTTTCTGAAATTAATTTTAAAATATTACCATTCTCcaatttatatatttttatatatttttattattttgagGTAATTTTTTAATTATGGAATTTCAAAATACATTATTTAGTTCAAGCTTCTTGGCAACTTTTATAGCTTAAATGGTCAGCTTGATAATTAAGGCTATGAGGTGTTCAGTTTGGAAAATAGTTTGAGGTAAACGGGTTATTTTCGCAAACGACACGTAATGTGGCAGGTCTAACACATTATACAAAACTAGAAATGAGAACCAAAACCGGAGCCCTATTCTAGGGAAATACCGTTCTAAAAACAGTTATATGCTTGCGTGCAATGATAGTTGTACCATATGCATGTTAAGATGTCCTAAACTATACATCCGCACTTCTTCAGTAGACATCTAAACGGTCACTGATTGTTGTTCAGGTCCAGCACTCCATAAGTTGTTCATAACAACAATTGCAGTAAACGAGGTCGGGTTGCTTGTAGCTGACCGAAAAAAAAAACGCAACTACAACTGCCCATTTCTTCGATGGACGCCTCTGGTGAATCAGATGACTTTCCTTATTACCCGTCTTCGCCCCAGGTTAGACAAGGGAAGCGGACCAGGCCCGGCCGAACACGAATTAACCTTGGCGAACAGAGGTAAGACCAACACCTTTAACACTGGCTTCTAATGCTACAATCATGTTGTTGAGGTGCTACGTCTACATGTGCAGCAGCACTTCTGCTCCACCTGCCCCGGTTCAGGTTAGAAAGAGGGCAAGGCGACTGACTACACAACAACAAAGTAAGTTATTAATTATACCTGCATTCTATAATATTTCAAAGGCCATCATCTGGGAGTGCAACGCTTACGTACATGAGCTATGCAGAATACTGCGGTGCACAAAGATCAACCTCCGCCCAAGAAACAACTCATTTCGCCTTTGGCTCCACAATGCCAGAAGTGCCTAGCCAAGAAGTTTGCATATGAATCACCCCTATTTTGCTGTGGTGATGGGGAAATTCAGCTGCCTACAAATGAATACCCCCCCGCATTGGTTAGGCTGTACACTTCTCCCGAGGAAGATGCAGTTCATTTCCGTACATATGCACGGGCCTACAACAACATATTTGCTTTTAGCTCTATCGGTGGAGATTTCGATGCTCATACTCACAACGGTATTTTCGTCTTTAAACTTCATGGCCAAATCTATCATCACGTTCCTAGCTTGCTTCCCAATGATAGCACACCAAAATACTTGCAACTCTATTTTTATGATGGCCAACACGAAGCATTAAATCGAACTGGTTGTTTCCCAGAATTAAGGCACGATGTAATTGATATTCTAATGCAAATTACCCAAACCAATCCATACGCTAGGTTTTTCCGTTCCTTGAAAGACATTCCTCTAAATGAAAATACCCAAATATTGATAAACAGAGACACAGTCCTGGACCAACGTGTGTACAATGCACCTACCTCCGACGAGGTCGCTGTTATATGGACTGAAAGCTCGTCTTCCAGTCTGTCCAGTACCCCACACATATCTGTTACTGGTAAGGCCAATGATTCACACAGAATCATGCATTACTACGGCTGTTACGACCCTTTACAGTATCCATTACTCTTCCCATGTGGGGAATGTGGATGGGTACAGggtctaaaaaagaaaaaaagggacGATCTTCCTTCAGCTACCGTAGCGTCTGAAATGCCAATCTTAGATCCCACATACACAGTTGAGAGCCTCTTAGAGGATGAATCAAGCCGTATGTATGCTGTCACTATCTAACTTACTTCATTTGTTAAAAATAGACCCTTTTCGAACATGCCTTTGACACGCCACTGACTTCATAAACTTACATCATATAATAGGTATGGTGCAGAGTCGCGGGAATAGAGAAAAAGTTGTATCTTGCAGACGCTACTACAGCTATAAATTACAGAACCGCCCTGGTAATATGCTTTTAAGAGCTGGCCGCTGCTTTCAACAATACATAGTGGACATGTATGTTAAGGTTGAAAATACAAGGCTCGATTATTTCAGACACAACCAAGAAACAATAAGGGCCGAGTTGTACCAAGGTATACTCGACCTTTGTGGATCTTTGCGAGGTTTTGCAGCAAACATTGGAAAGAGAATGATTCTGCCACCTACATTTTTAGGTGGCCCTCGGGACATGAAGAGACGTTACCTTAATGCAATGGCCCTTGTACAAAGATACGGGAAACCTGACCTCTTTGTGACCATGACGTGCAATGCAAACTGGCCTGAAATTAAAAAAGAGTTAGCACCAGGGGAAGAAGCACAAAACCGGCCGGACTTAGTTGCTAGGGTTTTTCGGGCAAAACTCTTAGCATTAAAAAAACAAATTGTGGACAAACAAGTCTTTGGAGAAGTTGCTGCTTTTGTGTATTCTGTTGAATTCCAAAAGAGAGGGCTCCCTCATGCCCATTTCCTCATAATACTTAAGCCGGGAGACAAGCTCAAATGCCCTGCCGATTTTGACAAATTTGTGTCTGCCGAAATTCCATCAGCTAGCAACATTTCGCTGCGCAGCTCGGTGCTCAAGCATATGATGCATGGCCCCTGTGGTCAACTGAATCCAGATTGTCAATGCATGAAGCACAAAAAAACTCTAGGGAGTTGCAAGTACGAGTATCCCAAAGCCTTTGCAACTGAAACAACAAATAACTGTGCAGGCTATCCTGTTTACATGAGGCGGGACATGGGCGAAACAGCAGTCATTCGTAAGGCTACATTGGACAACAGATGGGTCATACCCTATAACCCCTACCTATTATCCCTCTTTGATTGTCATTTGAATGTCGAGGTATGCTCAACAATGCATGCTGTTAAGTACCTATATAAATATGTATACAAGGGCCATGACAAGATTTCGTTCAGCGTCGTGGATGGCGTCGAAACACGATCAGTTGATGAGATACAACAATTTCAGTCAGGCCGATGGGTGTCCCCATGCGAAGCGGCGTGGAGAATCTTCGGGTTTGACCTTTTTGAGATCCAACCCCCTGTCATGCCACTTCAAGTACACCTGCCAAATATGCAAACGCTTTGCCTTAGGCCAAATGAGAACCTTGCCAGTGTTTTAGCCAATGACAAGAGAACGCGGACGCCTCTTACCGAGTTTTTCAGGGAAAGTGCCCAGAAAGATTGTCCAAAACTACTATATGGTGAATTTACCGAACATTATCGTTGGGACACGGGACTAAAACAATGGATTAAGCGTATAAGAAAGATTACTGTCATTGGTAGGATTGTCTTCGTGGCCCCTGCTGAAGGAGAACGATATTTCTTGAGACTGCTACTATTACATATACGCGGCCCTACCTCATTCGACTCACTACTTACGGTTAACGGGTACAAGTGTGCGACGTTCCAAGAAGCAGCTTTAAAGCACGGTCTCCTTGAACATGACGACGCTGCTGAGTTGTGCCTCGCTGAAGCGTGTCAGGTGCAGATGCCAGTTGCGCTTCGACGACTATTTTCAACACTCCTAATTTTTGCACAACCAAGGGACCCAACCTTGTTATGGGTAAAGCACTATGATGAGCTGTCAGAAGATTACCGCCACAAATATCCGAACGAACCCCAAAAAGTGAAGCAACTGACGGCACGTTCAGTTGAACAATATTTAGAGTCGATGGGCAAATCATTAAAGTTCTTTGGCCTGGACCACTTAGACACGTGCAATGATGACGAACTCAGACGTACTCGAGATATTATTGATGCACTTGACACGCCTATACCAGATTTAATGCGAGCATGCCTTCCTATGCTGAATGTAGGCCAACGAGCAGCGTTTGACACAATAATGGAGCATGTGCAAAAGGGGAAACCCGGAGCCTTTTTTGTAGATGGTCCGGGTGGGACTGGTAAGACTTTCTTGTACAATGCTCTGTATGCTGAATTACGCTTAATGGGGAAAATTGTCTTACCAACGGCTACATCGGGAATCGCTGCTTCTAACATACCTTCAGGGCGGACGACTCACTCCCGTTTCAAAATTGCTCTCGACTCCGATGCGTCCCTCGCTTGTGACGTGCCCAAGCAAAGTAGTCTTGCAACTTTAATACAGGCTACTAGCTTGATCATATGGGACGAGGCTTCAATGGCACGCAAGCAAAACGTAGAATCCCTTGACCTTTTGCTACGAGACTTGTGCCAGCCAGATTTGCTTTTCGGAGGTAAGGTTGTGGTTTTTGGAGGTGATTTCCGGCAGATACTTCCAGTTGTACTAGGTAAGTCACAACGGGAAATCGTTGAAGCTAGCTTGGTCAGCTCAACACTCTGGCCTAAGTTTATCAAATTTAGGCTAACCGAAAACCTCCGAGCAAAAGCTGATCCAGCATTCGCCTCTTTCTTGCTTTCACTTGGGAATGGAGCTCTACAAACTAAAGAAAGCGAATACATACAGCTACCGCAAGGGATAGTCAGAAAGCCCGAAGATGTTAGCCCGAATCCTATTACGGATCTCACATCAATAGTATTTCCGGAACTTGATATGCAGGAGTTTAGTTCCGACATATTCACAACCAGAGCAATACTAACTCCACTGAATGATGATGTTGATGCTATAAACAATATCTTAATAGAAAAGTTCCCTGGGAAGCCTATTAGCTACAAAAGTTACGATTCAATGCTCGACGACCACTGTAATGTTTACCCTGCTGAATTTATAAACAAGCTCTGCCCGGGAGGTATGAGTCCCCACGATCTGATTCTAAAGGAAAACTGCCCAGTGATTTTGTTGCGGAACATCCAACCGTCATATGGCCTTTGCAATGGCACGCGTCTCATTTGCAAAAGATTCTACCCGAACTCGGTTGAATGTGTAATTACAACTGGCCACCACAGAGGAGAGCATGTTTTTATCCCACGCATCAAACTTCGCCCGGCTCCATCAGCGTCCTACCCGTTCCAGTTTCAGAGGACCCAATTCCCTTTAAAGCTTAGTTTTGCAATGACAATTAACAAATGCCAAGGACAAACTCTAAGCCAAGTTGTTGTATACCTCCCACGCCCGTGTTTTTCACATGGCCAGCTATACGTTGCAATTTCGAGGGCACGCAAAGCGGAGCAGTTACAGTGATCAGAGCAACAGGGCCTCCGGGTGTTGAAAACAATTGCGTCAAAAACATTGTTTCATACGATGCCCTAAGGCTGGCTGAGATCATCTGAAAATTAACTAATTAGCTACGGGTATGCTTCGTAACTGCCGCCTATGGCAATGTTTCTTTATACCTCATGTAACACTTCAGATGACGTTTCTCACCACACAGGTGCACATAAACATGCGCTGCGAaaatccaaacaaaaaaaaaaagagataaacAAAGCAAATTTGAACGAGTTTCTAGGGTGTATTATGTTTATGCCAAGGCAAGTGTCAAACCGGTAGGGTGCACAAAACGTTGGCCACTTCTATGGTTAGCCCACCGTTCCAGATACGTTATTAGCAATGCGCCTGTAACTCCTAAATATTAGCGCACACCGTTTTGACAAATTGGCGTGTCTGTGTGTCACAGATTTTAACCATTAATGTGAACCTTCGTTTGTTGTGGTGCCCTGTTGATTCCTGTATTTTTTATGCTCTTTATTTTGATCATTAGTTTTTTTGGGGGGTTTGCAAATTGAATTACAAGTTCTTACTTCTAGAGGTTTGTGTTTTACAATTGGCATTTTGTCACATATGAATGGTAAACCCTAATATGTGCAATTTTACTAGGCAATGAGTTGCGGATGCGCAAAGTCAGGAACAAATGGAAACTTCCTCGAGCCAAAAATAAATACAGGTTTGCTGCTTAGCCTTTTGAAAATTTACCTTATCGATAATTTGTTATGTTACTGATAATTGAAGCTGTCAACTTAGAATTTTAAGAAGTTTATGATCTGATCACTTTTTGTTCAGCAATTAGTTGGCTCTATTTGGGTTTAAACTTGCggattatttatttacttttaggCTATTTGGTGTAGGCCAGTGGACTTGGGAATTGTCGTAGTTTGGTTGCTATGTTTTTTAATTGCCATAGTTTGGTCATTTTGCTGGTTATATGCAACCATTAGCCCTTTAAGGTACATTATACCGTAATTGGCCTCACCATGTTTTAGAATGATCTTCCCTAATGTTTATCTATTGGGCAGTCCAACTTAGATGAGCATGAATATATTGGGAGGGTACGAAGTAGCATCGTAAATTGTAGAAACCACGATTTTATATGCTTTTGGTGTAGGTGTACATAAATTGTCTTCGTAGAAGATGTGTCTCGCCTCACATACTCACGTACGACACATTCACACCCACACAAGTTTTAGTAGGACGGGTTTGCTTTGATTAGAGCTGCGTCGGTATAGTTGATTATTACCACTAACACCAATTTTTCTTTGTTTGGTAATCGAAGGTTGATTCGGGAGACAACGGAGTCGGCGGTGGAGTGGTGGCTGGAAGTTACTTTAAAGAACTCCAATACAGGGGCGGAATAATGTGTGGCGCCTATTGGGAGACCAGATCGAGGGTCACAAGGAAGCATTGGTGTACAATGGAGTCTAACTATCTAAGAAATTGCAAATGCTCCGTTTAGGCCATGTTCAGATCAATACAAAAGGGACTCTACTGAGCTCAATTACAACCTGGGGTTTGGTAGACAAACAAACTTTGTTTGCTTTTGGATTTTGTGTTTTCTAAACTAGGCAACATTTTATTACTGCATTTAATGTGATGGAAGGCACGGTAACCATCTTATGGTACGATGATACCAAATTATCTCGTCATTTTGTTAACTATATAGTCATTTCTACTTGCCAAACCCAACAGGTTAACAATTACTTTTGGGCAGTTTAATAGCAAGCAACGATATTAGCATGGGCCAGCCTAACAACCAGCTTGGCGGGTTAGTAGTGACTGCTGGCAATTTAATTCCACCTTGTAGCTCGAACATTTACGATGTGTTTTCACGTTACTTACCCTATAACTAAACCACCGTGTAACCCTATAATTAAACCACCGTGAATTCAAAAACATTCAAAGCGACACTTATTTCCTCATCTAAAAATTCCTAAATATAGGGTCATACTGTTTTgccaaattggggcaccgcgcccgatagggcgcggtgcaacaactagtAAGAAAAGAAGAGAGGATTGGAGGCATAGTTAAATGTAAATAGGATTGGTGGCAATAAATAGAAGGTGGCATGTCATATGTGGACCTATGATAAGCTTGCCTATAAATTAGCAGAGAATTCATAATTCCCCTCCAACTCTTCTTCTCTATCTTTCTAACTAGCTAGTATCTACCTCTCTGTTCTCAGCTCCTCTGTTGGTTTGCCTCTTCAACCGACTAATCTTCTATTCATTCTTCTTATAAATAAATACCACCATCATGGTGACTTTATCTAAACCcgtcattgaacaattatcccTTCCTCCTAAAACACCCATCAACAAAATGTTACCCTCTATTAAAATCCCATTAATAGACCTGTCAAAACCCGACTCGAAAGCCCTCATTGTCAAGGCTTGTGAGGAGTTTGGCTTCTTTAAGGTTATAAACCACGGGGTTCCGACTGAGTTCATTAGTAGATTGGAGAGGGAGGCTACTAAGTTCTTCTCTTTGCCATTATCTGATAAGCAACTAGCTGGTCCTCCTAATCCTTATGGTTATGGTCATAAGAAGATTGGTAATAATGGAGATGTTGGTTGGATTGAATATCTTCTTATGAATATTACTCCTCAACTTGATCTTCATCATCACAATTTACCCTCCATCTTTTCTGACAATCCCATGGAATTCAGGTAcccttttactttttttttttttttttttttttaagaccGGTTTTTATTTGCACGTCTCACTCTCAACGTACAAATTCTCAAATAAGACCATATAAAGTACACcgaccataataataataataattatgcaCTCCGTACGTTGTTTTATCATCATCATATTCTGAAAGCAACATAATACTAAATATTGACGAATCTTGGATTTCGATTTTAGAAATCATTATTAGAGGTAATTATACTGCAAATCGGGTGATATTAATAATGAACATGCAATGAAGTATGTCGGTCTATACTCTACCAAGTACCGACCTAGTAGGAAGCAACTAGTAAGTAAGGTAGGTCGTAAAAACAtgcgtttaaaaaaaaaaaaaaagaagaataaaattgaTTCCAAATTGGCAACCTAAGATAATGTTTTAGTCCCACATTGTCATTTACTATTATATTATGTACTCCGTAACTCTCGGGTCCATACTTGTTAAAGTTTAGGCATTGGTGAAAGGAGTTGTCAATTTAGTCGTCAAGATTCCTATTTTAATATCGACATGTCATGTAACAAACAATCTAAAGATGTTTTCGAGTTATAACAAGAAGAAAATGTGGCACATGAGACAGCTATTTAAATATTTAATGGATGTCATGTTATGTGATGGCGTAAATAGATAAGTATTAATTCAATTAAGGATAGGATGCATATATGGGATCAGACCCCAAATTTATAGGCATTATGCATATATACTATATAGATAAGATGGAGAGATGTATGATGTTAGTGCGaaaatgtgtgtgtgtgtggtacTACTACTGGTAGGTGTGCAGTAGAGGATTATGTGCAGGAAGTAAGGAGAATGGCATGTGAGGTGTTGGAATTAATAGCAGATGGACTAAGAATACAACCAACACAAGTATTCAGCAAGTTATTAAAGGATGAAAAGAGTGATTCAGTATTCAGGCTAAATCATTATCCACCATGTCCATCAGATCAGCTTGAAttcaagaataataataataataataataatatgattgGGTTTGGGGAACATACAGACCCTCAAATCATATCAGTCCTTCGATCAAACAACACTTGTGGTCTTGAAATCTTTCTTCAAGATGGTAATTGGCTTCCTGTCCCTCCTGATCAAAACTCTTTCTTCTTCAATGTTGGTGACTCCTTGCAGGTAGCTTCTTTTCCTTTCGCCTTCCCCTCTCATTTCCTTCCGTTTTCGTAAACACTTATTCTTGTTTTTAATTTCTTAAATAAGAAACGAGTCAAATAAATAGATCAGATAAGACAACAAACAGATCAATGCTTTTATGCTTAGGAAGGAAATGACCAATTGGCTCATAAATGCTTTTCATTCTTAGGATTAAAATAATTCGTATAAAAATTTAATTGAGTTTTTAGTCTTCATTCATGATTTCATGTTGATATGTCCTATCACCAATCTAGTTGAGTTTAGAAAGTAATGGGCCTACGTCTTCATTCTTTATTGCATGCATGTATGTATCCATGTAATAAGATCCATACAAAGTCAATGACAAAGAAAAGTTATAGAGTCGTATCACACTTATGCAACTAATTATTTAACAGATAAGATTTCACTATACCCTACCCTTTTTATTTTACCTATATATAAGGCCTAGAGGGTAAGGTACAATTCAACAAAAAGGTTTTTGTATCTATAAGTGTTTGACCAGAGATAGTCAGTAGATCACAAACAAGACGCTTTGTAAATCAAAGATGAGATAAATGTATTGGATCCTATAAAACTGATCCAAACCCGTTTTTGTATAAGTCGATATAATTTTTTCTCAACATTATATTTTATATTATGGGTAGCTAACAAATATGAGGATACGAAATTGGGTGCAGGTAATGACGAATGGAAGGTTCAAAAGCGTAAGGCATAGAGTAATAACAAACAAATTGAAATCAAGAATATCAATGATATATTTTGGAGGACCACCGATGAGTGAAAGAATAAGGCCACTACCATCATTAACAGGAGGAGATGATGAGACAAGCTTGTATAAAGAGTTTACTTGGTTTGAGTATAAAACCTCTGCTTATAAGTCTAGATTAGCTGATAATAGGTTGGTCCCTTTTCAGAAAATTGCTGCCTCTTGATCTCACTAATCATACTCCTATTATTACCACTCCTCTATTCTGTCATCCCGTTGTTATTAAGTTTTAGGATTACATTCTCGCTAATAAGatcaatagaaaaaaaaaaaaaaaaagttaattgGATGTTAGATGCGATACTCAAAGTCAATATCACATGTTTGTACATCCAAATTTCGTGTTATTTGTCTTATTTTTTCTTTGCAATTTTTAGGAGGCAAgatagttttttttctttttttgcggACCCCTAATACTTGATTAGGGAGGCAAATAAAGGAGttcattttctaaaaaaaaaatggaaagacAAGTTTCTATTAATAGTCCGGATCGCATTTGGATAACAactaacggttctaaatttacgcataaaaataaagaaaaatgaaGGTGAAAAGGAAAACTATTATTTAAAGAAATTGTGATAGGAAATGGAaagaaaggaaatggagaggattcaTTTTCCAAATAAAGTGGTTAAATGTTGTAATTTGATAGATTGTTTGATCCTAAAGTTGATGGAAAGTTTGATTAATAGTTAGGGGTAAGCGCATTTAATATGTCCACTTGTCGCTTTCTTTACTCCAATCTTTACCAAGACTTTTAGATGTTTACTTGTGGAAAAGTTCTTAAAACAAAAGGTGGACTTGAATTCTTGATTGATCACATCATCATCGTATTTCCTTCTCAACTTTTTTTCAAGAATCATTGTTTTTTTCACAGATTATTAATTACTCTAAACCATGAGTGAAATTGAGAAAAATAGGGTCATATATACTTCGAATACATCTAAGAATTTATCGAACTTGTAAATGAATAAAAATAAGGTCATACTCGCATCAGTTGATAAAAAAGAACACAAATTTTATTTAGGTATAGAAGAATATTTTATACTCCTAGTGAATTtggaaataagctcaaaataatGGATCAGATATGAGTATTCAAAAATTGGATCAGGATGAGATTTTTCTTCCAGTACATGCATTGGTTCGATTTCGTTTCAACCTCAACTGACACATAAATACTAGACTCGATGCTAAGTTTCATGATCTAAGTCACACTATTATTCCACGAGTCCACGGCTAGCTACCGTTTAAGAAATATACTACTCGTAAGATatgaaataataatattattcctAATGCATGCTATTCTAATATACTCTCTTTATTATCCCGGTTTAAATAAAGTGtagaataatactccctcctattccagatAACCGTCCCATTATGAAAAtgacacaagaattaagaaagtgagtttagatcacacaaaacggacaatgggacagttatgtgaatagacggaaatgaaattgaatttggaccacacaacacttaccaataatggacaatgggacattattgtgaatagacggaaatggacaatgggacgattatctggaataggagggagtatgaattaatattattacggtaatttaattataattattcatgatAATTATGGTAAATAATTCAATGATAATAGTTACGAGTATATTA from Silene latifolia isolate original U9 population chromosome 5, ASM4854445v1, whole genome shotgun sequence encodes the following:
- the LOC141657922 gene encoding uncharacterized protein LOC141657922, which codes for MVQSRGNREKVVSCRRYYSYKLQNRPGNMLLRAGRCFQQYIVDMYVKVENTRLDYFRHNQETIRAELYQGILDLCGSLRGFAANIGKRMILPPTFLGGPRDMKRRYLNAMALVQRYGKPDLFVTMTCNANWPEIKKELAPGEEAQNRPDLVARVFRAKLLALKKQIVDKQVFGEVAAFVYSVEFQKRGLPHAHFLIILKPGDKLKCPADFDKFVSAEIPSASNISLRSSVLKHMMHGPCGQLNPDCQCMKHKKTLGSCKYEYPKAFATETTNNCAGYPVYMRRDMGETAVIRKATLDNRWVIPYNPYLLSLFDCHLNVEVCSTMHAVKYLYKYVYKGHDKISFSVVDGVETRSVDEIQQFQSGRWVSPCEAAWRIFGFDLFEIQPPVMPLQVHLPNMQTLCLRPNENLASVLANDKRTRTPLTEFFRESAQKDCPKLLYGEFTEHYRWDTGLKQWIKRIRKITVIGRIVFVAPAEGERYFLRLLLLHIRGPTSFDSLLTVNGYKCATFQEAALKHGLLEHDDAAELCLAEACQVQMPVALRRLFSTLLIFAQPRDPTLLWVKHYDELSEDYRHKYPNEPQKVKQLTARSVEQYLESMGKSLKFFGLDHLDTCNDDELRRTRDIIDALDTPIPDLMRACLPMLNVGQRAAFDTIMEHVQKGKPGAFFVDGPGGTGKTFLYNALYAELRLMGKIVLPTATSGIAASNIPSGRTTHSRFKIALDSDASLACDVPKQSSLATLIQATSLIIWDEASMARKQNVESLDLLLRDLCQPDLLFGGKVVVFGGDFRQILPVVLGKSQREIVEASLVSSTLWPKFIKFRLTENLRAKADPAFASFLLSLGNGALQTKESEYIQLPQGIVRKPEDVSPNPITDLTSIVFPELDMQEFSSDIFTTRAILTPLNDDVDAINNILIEKFPGKPISYKSYDSMLDDHCNVYPAEFINKLCPGGMSPHDLILKENCPVILLRNIQPSYGLCNGTRLICKRFYPNSVECVITTGHHRGEHVFIPRIKLRPAPSASYPFQFQRTQFPLKLSFAMTINKCQGQTLSQVVVYLPRPCFSHGQLYVAISRARKAEQLQ
- the LOC141656270 gene encoding gibberellin 2-beta-dioxygenase 1-like translates to MVTLSKPVIEQLSLPPKTPINKMLPSIKIPLIDLSKPDSKALIVKACEEFGFFKVINHGVPTEFISRLEREATKFFSLPLSDKQLAGPPNPYGYGHKKIGNNGDVGWIEYLLMNITPQLDLHHHNLPSIFSDNPMEFRCAVEDYVQEVRRMACEVLELIADGLRIQPTQVFSKLLKDEKSDSVFRLNHYPPCPSDQLEFKNNNNNNNNMIGFGEHTDPQIISVLRSNNTCGLEIFLQDGNWLPVPPDQNSFFFNVGDSLQVMTNGRFKSVRHRVITNKLKSRISMIYFGGPPMSERIRPLPSLTGGDDETSLYKEFTWFEYKTSAYKSRLADNRLVPFQKIAAS